Proteins encoded in a region of the Zea mays cultivar B73 chromosome 2, Zm-B73-REFERENCE-NAM-5.0, whole genome shotgun sequence genome:
- the LOC100281239 gene encoding dehydration-responsive element-binding protein 1D codes for MDWAYYGSGYSTPASGGGGGDEDAYMTVSSAPPKRRAGRTKFKETRHPVYKGVRSRNPGRWVCEVREPHGRQRIWLGTFETAEMAARAHDVAALALRGRAACLNFADSPRRLRVPAQGAGHDEIRRAAVEAAELFRPQPGERNVGGSEAAAEAAAAAPCAMGSGDLGGGEFPYYPVDDGLEFEMRGYLDMAQGMLIDPPQPAAGQSAWIEDEYECEVSLWSY; via the coding sequence ATGGACTGGGCGTACTACGGCAGTGGCTACTCGACGCcggcgagcggcggcggcggcggggacgAGGACGCCTACATGACGGTGTCGTCGGCGCCGCCGAAGCGGCGCGCGGGGCGGACCAAGTTCAAGGAGACGAGGCACCCGGTGTACAAGGGCGTGCGCAGCAGGAACCCCGGGCGGTGGGTCTGCGAGGTGCGGGAGCCGCACGGCCGGCAGCGGATCTGGCTCGGCACCTTCGAGACCGCCGAGATGGCGGCGCGCGCGCACGACGTGGCCGCGCTGGCGCTGCGCGGCCGCGCCGCCTGCCTCAACTTCGCCGACTCGCCGCGCAGGCTGCGCGTGCCCGCGCAGGGCGCCGGCCACGACGAGATACGCCGCGCCGCGGTGGAGGCGGCCGAGCTGTTCCGCCCGCAGCCCGGGGAGCGCAATGTGGGAGGTTCCGAGGCGGCggccgaggcggcggcggcggcgccctgcGCGATGGGGAGCGGCGACCTCGGCGGCGGCGAATTCCCTTACTACCCGGTGGACGACGGGCTGGAGTTCGAGATGCGTGGGTACCTTGACATGGCGCAGGGGATGCTCATCGACCCGCCGCAGCCGGCCGCTGGGCAGTCGGCGTGGATCGAGGACGAGTACGAATGCGAGGTCAGTCTTTGGAGCTACTGA